TTATattttaaaatgataaaaaatcgTATTATTCCAACCAGATGATGCTCATTTTCGATCGGAATTTAGAACAGTGTAAGAAGAACATATCACCAAAATATTCACTATGATATTTGAGAAAAACAATAATTAACATAGAAATTTTGGGATAAATTGTGACGGCAGGTGGGCTCTAAAAACTGTAATCAGCTTCCTTTACGACTTCAGTTCAAAAGTTTCATAGCTTGCCGTGATGTCTAGTTAGATACAGTAGACAAGAAGTGACTatgattatgattgattgattaactTGATCTTGCTGATCAGTTTTACCAAATTGTATAATATCTACGACACACAACATATGGTTGAGCACATGCGATGTTGTTCCTAATCGATCAAATTTACCATTTTCTTGTGAGATTATATCGATATCTAATCATTATACACGGTGTACCAGCTCAAAACTGAACAATTAGCTGATTTAAAATAAATCAACAGTGACGGGTACGAATAAGAATCGCGTAGAGTCGATGATTAATATAATTACTAACGACTAATACGAGTAAGAACCGCGTAGGATCAACTGAACATATTCTCTCAACCAGAtcgaaaaattaaataaaattatcttCAGCAAAAATTTTGTCAATgtattgaattttgtttttggattcTATTAACATTCTACTTACGGAATAAAATTATATTCCAATTAGTATTAGGTGCAATGCCTAAATAATTATATATCAAAAGTTTGGATTAGAGGATTCTTAAAAGATATCAGTCACATGAGTTCTTGTTTGATTCTGTCATTTCCAGTTATGATTAGATTCTTGGTGTCTCTAGTGGTATCCTGGTTTATTATTACTAATTAATTCACCTTCAACTACAAAaatatacctttttttttttttttttttttttactccacCTATCCAGCATATTGCTAATCCGGTGAAAATTAGTGAAATCTAAATTAGCCCCCACCTTGGCCTTCCAGTTCCATCCAATTCAGAAAGTCAGGCTTGAAAACGTATCTTCCCGCTGCACCTTCCAAGAGTTTGGCTCTCCGCTAAAAGCCGAGAAGTTGATCTCTCTGTATGTGTGTACTTCACTATATTCCTGGCAAGGAGTTTTCCCACTTCTGAAAGCTTGGATGCGCTAGCTAAGTCCAACAGAAACTAAATCCCTACCATCAGTCTACCGGGAATCCTATGTTTTCGAGTTGATCTGCAGACAGAGAATTGATTAACAGGGATTTAACAGCATTACTCAGTGAGAATTTCCTTCCGCGCATCTCTTTAACAAACTCCAATGCTTTCGCGacatgtttttcttcaagaagACCCTTGACAATGATATCATACGTCACAGCACTTGGTACACAACCTTTGTTTTCCATTTCCCTGATCAATTTTTCAGCCTCAAGAGACATCCCTAGTTTGCAAACGGCACTGATCAAAGTGGTATATGTTACTGTGTTAGGAGCTAATCCTTTGtctgagatttcacaaaatagtTCCTTTGCCTTCACAAAGTCTCCAGATCTGCACACCCCATTGATCAATATATTAAAAGACCAAATGTCAGTTCCCAACCCTTTATCTTCCATGGACCCAAATAATTCAATTGCCTCGTTAATACGTCCACTCCTACAAAGTCCATCCAGTATTGAATTGTATGTAAATTTATCTGGAGATGCACCACTAGATTGCATCTCACTTAATAAGCTCTGTGCAGTTCTAACTTTTCCGCCATGGCATAGGCCGGTTATTAGTGTATTATAAGACCAAATGTCCGGAGATACACCACTAGATTGCATCTCAGTTAGCAAGCTCTGAGCAGTTCCAACTTTTCCGACCTGGCATAGGCTGGCTATTAGTGTATTATAAGTAATTAGGTCAGGTTTCAAACCCTTCTTTTGCTTTCGTTGAAGAGTTGAATAATTTCATCCAACCTAGAACCCTTGTAATACCAATTAATCAATATACCGAAGTTGCGAGCATCTTGTTCAATGCCCTTAGCCACCATTGCATCAAACAAGCGCCGCGCCGCGCCTCTTTTAGCTTACCTGCCAAACACAGACCGCTCATGAGCGGATTATAAGTAGATGCATTAGGTTTTATTCCCAACTTGATCATCTCATCAAATATCCCAAAAGCTCCTTCTACATTTCCTACTTTGCACAGAGAATCTATCAATACATTCAAAGTAACTACGGTTGGCAGAATCCCATTCCCCACCATTGCATCAAAATATCGCTTGGTTTCCTTCCACAACCCCCGTTTGCAAAATCCACGAATTAGAAAAGTGTAAGTAAGTGCATTTGCAGAGACCCCTTGACTGGACATGTCATCGAAAAGTCTTACAACCTCATCTAACCTGTCAGAATTGCAAAGACCATGAACCAATGTGGTATAAACAACAACATCCGGTACTATTTTTGCATCCTTTATCATCTGAGAAAAGTGATCCAAAACCTGTCCAACTAGCCCTCCTTTGCACAGAGAATCTATATGAATATACCGTATGAATAAGCATCTGATTCATATCCCATCTCAATCATTTTGTCAAACAGTTTAATGGCACTTTGAAGTTTACTCTGCAAACACAACCCTCTGATCAAATAAGTAAAAGTATACTTATCAGGATCATAACCCTTCTTTATGATTCCCCCAAACAAGCTGAACCCAGTATCAGTATTCTTGGATTGGCAACAACTGTTAATCAAAATGTTGAATGTAATGAGACAGGGTTTGAACCCCATCAAATTCATCTTGTTATACAAGATCATAACATCTTGTTGAATGTAATAACATTTAAGTTTGCATAGTGAATTCAATAAAAGATTGAATGCAGTTGTAGTAGATGGCAATGGATTTTGCAGTGCAACAAATTTATCCAAGTAAAATAAAGCATCATCTAGTTTTTTGATTTTGCCAGAGTTGCATTCATCAATCACTACACTTGCCAAATGGGATGTAGCAGAGGCATAGTTTCTATCGCCAAGTAGAACCAGATGAGGAGGATGCAGTAACGATGAAGAATGATTGGAGATTACCCTTCTTAGGGCACTCATTTTTGCTTATCAGGTCTTGTTTCACTACATTTACATCTGAGCGGCATCAAATTTAGTGAAGCTTGAATAGAATGACCCACTAGGGCAGAAGTGTCATTTTCTTTTTagattgtcatttttttttttcttttttctgttaaTATAGAATTTGGTGTGAGAGTTCAGAGTTTTTAACTCGGGTCTCTGGTATCTGTTAATATTACGGTGGCATCTGTGTTGAAGTGTAGTCGATTGCTTGAGAATTTCAATACAATCATTTCTGCGTAGTGCTGATGAGTTTTAAATTCAGATAAGTAATATTATCCTGGAACAGATCAACATACTCGTGGATGTATGCAAATTTCCAATGAAATATTTCTAAGTTGTTGATTTCATTTAGGCTGAAGTAATTCTTTTAGTAACCGAGTCAGATCAAATGTTGAGTCAGCTACAAACAAACAACCTTTTATGTGTGAATGAATAACAAGGTTTTGAGTCAGAAAAGAACAAGGTTGTGAATTAAGGTGCATTAGGCTAACTAGTCCAGAAGCAGGCTGGGCTGTTAAAGTAAAACTGAAATCTCAGTCTAAAGTAGGTGAATAAAAAGATTCAGTCAATCAGATCACTCAAAAATGTTTACAGCTTTGGAGCTCAAGGATGACCGATTATGTAGGCACTGCACAGTTTTGGAGCCTTTTCATGAATTATCTCAATAGCATTTTCAGTAGACAATGAACCCGGACAATATCACGCGTACAACCCAGTAACACCTTAATGCCCAAACATCATTCTTATCTAGGTTCAGGGAATCCTAAGTTTTTGAGTTGATCCGCAGATAGAGAATTGATTAACAGGGATTTAACAGCGTTGCTAGGTGAGAATTTCCTTGCGCGCATTTCTTTCAGAAACTCTAATGCTTTCATAACATATTTTTCTTCGAGAAGACCCTTAATAATGGTATCGTAAGTGATAGCATCTGGTGCACAACCTTTAATTTCCATATCCCTGATCAAATTTTCGGCCTCAAGAAACATCCCTTCTTTGCACACGGCACTGATCAAAGTGTTAAATGTTACAAGGTCAGGAAGTAATCTTTTCTTTGAGATCTCGCAAAACAGTTCCATTGCCTTCCCAAAGTTCCCAGATCTGCACAGTCCATTCATCAATGTATTGTAAAACTGAATGTCGATTTCCAACCCTTTATCTTCCATAGACCCCAATAATTCAATTGCCTCGTCGATAAATTGACTCTTACAAAGTCCATCCAGTATTGAATTATATGTGATTATATCCGGAGACACACCGCTAGATTGCATCTCAATTAGCAAGCTCTGTGCAGTTTTAAGTTTTCCGACCTAGCATAGTCCTGCTATTAGTGTATTGTAAGTAACTAGGTTGGGTTTCAATCCCTTCTTTTGCattttcttgaagagttgaatagcttcatccaacCTAGATCTCTTGAAATACCCGTTAATCAGTATACCGAAGCTGTAAACACTATGTTCAAGGCCCTTACCCACCATTGAATCAAACAAGCTCCGTGCCTCCTTTAGCTTACCCATCAAACACAGACTGCCTATCAGCAAATTACAAGTACATACATCAGGTTCTGTGCCTAACTTGATCATCTCTTCACATATTCCATAAGCTACTTCTATTTTCCCTTCTTTGCACAGAGAATCTACCAAAAAATTCAAATTATTTACCGTGGGAGAAATCCCATTCTCCGCCATTGCATCAAAATATCGCTTTGTTTCGTTCCACAACCCGCGTTTGCAAAATCCACGAATCAGAAAAGTGTACGTAAGTGCATCTGCAGAAACCCCTCGGCTAGACATGCCATCGAAGAGTCTTACAGCCTCAGCTAACCTGTCAGAGTTACAAAGGCCATTAATCAATGTGTTATAAACAATGACATTCAGTACTATTTTTGCATCATTTATCATTTGCAAAAACAGATTCAATGCCTCGTCCAGTAAACCTCCTTTGCATAGAGAATCTATGATAACACAATAGGAATAAACATTCGGCTCATAGTTGTTCCATCTAACCATGTTGTTTTGCACCTTAAGAGCAAGATGTATATTGCCTGTTCTACACAGCCCAGTAATTAGAGCTGCACATGTGCAATCATTCGGTTGAATTCCCATCTCAATCATTCTGTCAAACAGTTTCATGGCACAATGAATCTTCGCCTGCAAACACAACCCTTTGATCAAATAAGTGAAAGTATATACATCAGGATGATAACCCCTCTTTAGAACACCCCCAAACAAGCTGAATCCAATGTCAGTATTCTTGGATTGACAACAACTGTTAATCAAAATGTTGAATGTAATGAAATAGGGGTTGAACCCAACCAAATTCATTCTCTTATACAAGATCATTACATCTGAATGATATTTAAGTTTTCAAAGTGAATTCAGTAAATGATTGAATGGAGCAGTATTAGATGGAAATGGGTGCAGTGCAACTAATTTATCCAAGTAAAATAAAGCATGATCCAGTTTCTTGATTTTGCCTGAGTTGCATTCATTAACCACTGCACTTATCAAATGGGAAGTATTTAAAACATAAAATCTATTTCCGAGAAGAACCAGACGAGGAGGATTCAGTGATGAAGAATGATGGGAGATCACCCTTCTGAGGGCACtcatttttttttgcttgtttTTCACTGTTCATGCATCTACATGAACACAAATTTGTGTCGCTGGAAAAAATGAGCAATGACCCATTGGGCCCTGGCCCCTGGCCTTTGGTGTGCTCTGCCCGAGTCTTTAGAATCTTACTGACACCTTTGTTTGTTTCGGTCAAAATCTGACTCGTCCAAGTCACATTGCTAAAGCCCGATACCATGGTTACTAAATGGAGGGTACCAATTCAGGATCCAATGGTTAAGATTACTTTGTCTTTTATGAACTGGTACCCCGCTAATAACGGTACCGGTCTTTATTAATcttgttttttttatgtttgcCCAGTGTAGTGTGTAGATGTAATAAGTCAGATTCATAACTTGGCTTATCCATCTATACAAATCAAACAGTGACttgtttcaaaaataaaagcaaaaatacAAGTCTGAATTGCCTTGGTTCACCCATCATTTTTTGAGTAAGTCATAATAAATCAGATTCATACAACTCTTTTAGTAAAAATATAAACAAGCAATGTGTAAACAACAATAATTCCTCAATCACCAGATGAAATCATGTACGAAATTTCGAGAAGGACCTCTATCACTAATTTGGAAATGTGGGCATATGGTATATCAATTGCTGGTTTGAAAATATGAGGGGAAGATATCGAGACATTTACAACTTAGATTAAATCACATCTCCGAAAATACTGCACCACGAAAATAcaggttttttttttcctgttgtaGCAAAAATGTCCCTATAACACTCCTCGAGATTTGTATTGAAAGATATAATCTTAACCATTGGATGATTCAAGATTTACACCTGATGGATGAAGTGTAGATCATTTAGATGACTCACAATTTCTCGCGTGATGCTTTTTTTGTTATTGAAGAGTTTCCAGCTCAGCTCTCCAATAATTTATTGTGTACTTTTCTAGTTGAAATTCCACTTTTACATATAGGTTTTGGAGCAATCGTAtacattgcaatatttttatggataCATTTGGACTACATATCTGTACCACATGCTCTCTAGGTTCATCCTGATCCATACCAATTTACCTTTTTTTTAGGATCTCTAACTTCCAGGTTATTCCTAGTCTTTTTTGACTCGCTTTTTTTCAAGGGATTTTAACCTCCAGGGTTTGAATATgtacctgatgagtgccaaatactgtatatatttatccctttttgttggcaatttaactcatcttttatgcattaactctacattttatcccatattctgtattttcattgttttcaagaataaatatttttattaattaattttgcatttttaggtagtaaataaagttcggatgagtcgcggagcgaaaagagcagaaaagtagtgaaaagccgggagaaattacgcaaggaagccgcgaagaatggtgcgcacaacctcattttctacacacaaaagcgcctccgttctcagccatcagatcatttctcagaagcatccgacggtcgcttcttgctgagcatcaaaatctgatgtctctgccaagcaccacagcgctgaaattccaagccttcagattagatagtagttgaatccaacggtcgctcccttgctgtgcatcaaagtttgatatctccgcataacactacagtacctaactccatcaagtaccgttcattttgttgtatcatataatccaacggtcgctcatcgcttacctccgcatcacagtccgatctaccaaccatcttcgcatctcgcagctcagagtcacagaacatcaagactcgatgcattcgccttacaccctagtacccgagcccatccacctaacccaaacacaccccctaccccaaacacagtcgagccataccctctccaccatcttctccacagaaccaccgtacaccaccaccttctccacctctgccaccaactcactgccataccctctccaccatcatcaccctatcacccaacaaccaataccctctactcccatctccctagtccatctaatttctcaatttttgcacattctctttcagaaaccctaggcgtgcaaaattgataaattgggttgagctagagtgaaattgaaggcatggagtgatacaggggAGTCGGAGAAGGGATGGGTCGGCATCAATTTGACGTTTAGGTGAGCTAATTTTAACTgttgaaatttggggatttttctataaaccctaattttataattttgagaaatttgggtctgtgactataaatagcactatgggttgtgtgtaattttcatgttgggattagcctgcatccagaactgctaagttctgttaattctcatgtcctgttaaattttaGTTTACAAGTTCTGTTCAATTTCACTGCTTTTCAGTTCATAGTTCAATTTTGAGTGTTATAGTCTCCTGCTTAATTTCAGTTTACAgttgtgttgttcttgttcattgttccatgttttaaatcATTGCCTGTTATTTGTATCCTGTTAGTATTTGATGATCTTATTGATGTTTATTCTCATTgtcttgtcatgttagttcattgTTATTGTTCACTGTTAGTATCTCTtcactgcaacatgttctaattcccctcTAGGATGAGAAaagaactgaaccatgatggttagcttttaggatagtttttgctgagcttaaaacAGTTTAGGCTAGTTGGATTCTTGAAAGATcacctgatttgtgattagtggtgctgtaagaagaccactaatgctaggggtcagttgTGATTCTAAAGAATTCATTAGCTACATTAGTgaaccactgcctagttagtctgtgattggttgtgccttaaacagacaaccaatactaggggttagctaaggttggttaactagatttTTGACAAGAACTTgacctaggtgaactggctaggtaaaggatACTCTCATTCATCCCCTGCATTTCccctccacaatttcttttctgtGTTTGCTTcatttttgtttaattctcttcccctgccttaggctaattgcctttgtgtcattttctCTTTGGTTCaattcattcttgttttgttttgctgctATTTGCTTTGTTGacacttgccttgctgcattactgtttgtttcccctgctgcaACCCATCAATTCCTGCTGCATCACTAGTTGCTGCTGCTTCTTtccttctcctgcagctgctgcactgcctgctctcttgtgctgctgctagcctgccactccttctcctgcagctgctgcaCTGCTTCTCCTCTTGCTTCTGTTGTGCAGTCCTGTTAGCTCCTGCAgcctgccaaagccagctgaaCCCAATCTGGTTCACTGTCAAAACCCAAAGCTCAACTCAAATTGAagcccaattcaattaattgtgggcttagcccaaaaacctgaactcactttaaggccaaagcccaatttGCTTTTCAAGGACCaattgagcccaagctcagttccttttattaagaacaaacccaatagtacattaagcccaacacttccaaagggcttctaagcccaaagcaaatctaggaacccaattagctaagacacatttccgaaacacacccgatctctgtggatcgacccgtacttgcacgagctacaactgacgaccgtgcacttgcggtattactgtaggcccgttttcatcgcatcatttctatacgcctttccggacctgccaagtttttggcgccgctgccggggattggtgctgtgttttatctgtgttttattagctattttgtatttcatttcatagcatttgcatctgcatctgcttcatttcatttgctgttggacctgctgattctgaacctgtttttcctctgctgggacgccaccaaggaaaagaaccaaaacccaactgggtttttgcaacaatatcagagcagctgggctgtgctacaaaggtaagcctaaacccattccatttgagagaacccaacctgtgggcttccaaatttttttaattgtgggcttgtaataattaacccaattttttgggctttttatttttctattttgggtttgtaataatttatttttgggcttgttgtttaatttgtgggcttgtatttattttgtgtgggcttgtttaaattcttccattggacttgtattttggactctgggtttaaacccagctgagctaaTAACTGcctgtggacttgtaagtggacctcgaaaccaaagttttaaaacaaacgtcgggccttaaccaactgggccaaattaaactttcaaaattaaaacttggattttcgtaggccgcagccttccttccatttcattagaggcttgcacagtgggctcaaaaaccaaattttatttttttcttaattttattttaaaaaaaaaaaaaaaaaaaaaaaaaaaaaaatttgctcccaattttaaaaccaaatttttacttgctcccatcttaaaccaaatttttttatttttactcccattttaaaccaaattttcaaatgtctcccaccaaaaccaaatttttcccaacaatccaaaccctttaaaaaccaaattttgggctttgtaacatagttgctTAGCTTTTTTTGagtcaatcatgtctggattttggtctgctcctggagatggaaataaaactcttagagaacttgcttatggacaaacttcacgttatgaacctcccatagaccatgatgtcaatagtcataggaattattatggacattttcaaagtcccgagccgcaatgcatgaaccctactgactattcatacatgcatcatttatcgcaacgtgaaaatgaacattttgctagtgcctcactcacccaatcatcacttatggatcaaatagaatctcgaatcacagctttagaaatgcaatcacatgaggaatctgtcacatctaattttcttaggcaacctgaaatctatgcatgtcccgcatgtggtagtttagaccaccctgttgagcattgtcatgttttgcataattttaggccatcaagagaaaatccaatgtatgaaatgcccatgaattgtgagaatggtagtcattgggaccataatcaatcctttgagggttgcgatcaatattttgaaaaccctaatgaccatgcatacatgtaccagtcaccacaatttgaacatgaagaattttgtactcccatgaatttagactccaccacagaagctttaagactctgtaagcaagattatgatagatctacagcacgaattcatgcacatttagatcagattttgcttcaccgacataaggaggaaattcatgaggaaatgtatgttgtccctaatgaagtgtctagccccattcatgtaaataatgttgaatatgaacctaatttagaggagcatgaatcgactaatgacaccaccactgttaatgaggaccaatatgcatgctaccatgatgatgattatgatgattatgatgatatgttagaagaacatgaaaatattgtggaacctgttggttcaataacatatggcttctcgccctcgaccttcatgaat
This is a stretch of genomic DNA from Papaver somniferum cultivar HN1 chromosome 1, ASM357369v1, whole genome shotgun sequence. It encodes these proteins:
- the LOC113340289 gene encoding pentatricopeptide repeat-containing protein At3g22470, mitochondrial, with the translated sequence MQSSGVSPDIWSYNTLITGLCHGGKVRTAQSLLSEMQSSGASPDKFTYNSILDGLCRSGRINEAIELFGSMEDKGLGTDIWSFNILINGVCRSGDFVKAKELFCEISDKGLAPNTVTYTTLISAVCKLGMSLEAEKLIREMENKGCVPSAVTYDIIVKGLLEEKHVAKALEFVKEMRGRKFSLSNAVKSLLINSLSADQLENIGFPVD
- the LOC113276345 gene encoding pentatricopeptide repeat-containing protein At1g63330-like, giving the protein MILYKRMNLVGFNPYFITFNILINSCCQSKNTDIGFSLFGGVLKRGYHPDVYTFTYLIKGLCLQAKIHCAMKLFDRMIEMGIQPNDCTCAALITGLCRTGNIHLALKVQNNMVRWNNYEPNVYSYCVIIDSLCKGGLLDEALNLFLQMINDAKIVLNVIVYNTLINGLCNSDRLAEAVRLFDGMSSRGVSADALTYTFLIRGFCKRGLWNETKRYFDAMAENGISPTVNNLNFLVDSLCKEGKIEVAYGICEEMIKLGTEPDVCTCNLLIGSLCLMGKLKEARSLFDSMVGKGLEHSVYSFGILINGYFKRSRLDEAIQLFKKMQKKGLKPNLVTYNTLITAQSLLIEMQSSGVSPDIITYNSILDGLCKSQFIDEAIELLGSMEDKGLEIDIQFYNTLMNGLCRSGNFGKAMELFCEISKKRLLPDLVTFNTLISAVCKEGMFLEAENLIRDMEIKGCAPDAITYDTIIKGLLEEKYVMKALEFLKEMRARKFSPSNAVKSLLINSLSADQLKNLGFPEPSCCQSKNTDTGFSLFGGIIKKGYDPDKCLFIRYIHIDSLCKGGLVGQVLDHFSQMIKDAKIVPDVVVYTTLVHGLCNSDRLDEVVRLFDDMSSQGVSANALTYTFLIRGFCKRGLWKETKRYFDAMVGNGILPTVVTLNVLIDSLCKVGNVEGAFGIFDEMIKLGIKPNASTYNPLMSGLCLAGKLKEARRGACLMQWWLRALNKMLATSVY